The Caulobacter sp. FWC2 region GAAGTCGCTGATCAGGATCGAGGGATGGGTGACGCCGAACGAATAGGGCTTCTGCCACTCCCACGGGCCTTCGCGGTACGCGATCTTGCCGCTGTACCAGTTGGTGTTGAAGTGGACGTGGCCGGCCGGGTTCTTGTCCACGACGCGGGGCAGGGCCTTCACCGTGGTGAACAGCCGCTCGACCGCCAGCGGGTCGCCGTAATTGACGTACATCGCCTCCGAGTTGGAGTTGATGCCTTCCTCGTAGGCGTGCAGCTCGTCGGTGACGATGGTCGAGAGGCCATCGGTGAACATGCCGTTCTTGTAGACCGCGTCGGTCAGGCGATTCAGCGAGTGGGTGATCTTGTCCGGCTGCACGCCCATCAGGGCCAGGCCCGGCCACTGCTGCAGGAGGTCGGTGTCGTCCGACAGGCCGCCGCCGAAGTCGCCGAAGTCGGCCTGGCGCTCGTCGATCCACCAGTTGACGAACTTGGAGACCAGCTTGAGGTCTTCCAGCTGGCGGAAGGCCCACAGCGGCGTCGCGTCGGTGGGCTTGGGCTGCTCGAAGGCCGGCCAGCCCTGGCTGCCATAGGTGATGTCGCCCCAGTACTCGCGGCCGATCTGGTTGTCGGGATCGACCTTCAGCAGGTCCGAGATGTCGGCATAGAGGCGGCGATACAGGCCCTGGCGCTTGGAGGTGGTGTGCTCCTCGACCAGGAACGCCCAGTTGTCCTTCACCTGGTTCAGACGGTCCTGGATGTGCTCGACCTTGGCCTTGTCGCGGTCCTTCAGCACGAGGCGGATCTTGGCGCCGTCAAGCGCCTTGGGGCCAAAGTCGGTGCTGTCGGCGGCGATGGTCAGGTACAGGCTGTCTTGTGTCAGGATGCGGTCGCGCATGTCCAGCCAGACGGTGCGGGCCTCGCCGGACTTCACCGAGACGCTGACGTCGATCATGTTGCGGCCCCGCCAAATCGGGTCCTTGACCTGGATGTTCAGCGGGATCGTGGTCCCGGCCGCACCGGGCAGGGCGGGGATGTCGATGGCGATGCCGTCCAGGCCGTCGCGGGCGTTCTCCCAGCCATAGGCCCAGTTGCGGGCCAGGGCCTGGGCGGCCGGCGCGTCGCCGAAGCCCGACGGGATCAGCACGTGGACGATCGGCAGGCCCCCAATGGCCGGCGAGCCCGAGAGGTCGCCAGCGGGACGCTTGCGGCTGGGCGCGCCCTCGGGCAGGGCCACGACCGTGGCGCGCTCGCCGGTCGGGTGGCGGCCGGTGATGTAGGCGTTGAGGCTGGCCAGGTTCAGGTAGTCCGGCGCCACGTCGGCGCGGACCGTGTAGCTCATCTTGAACGCGTCCTTCGGCTCCGCGCCGGCGGTGACGTTATAGGCCCAGATCTCCTGGATCGGGGTCTCCTGGGCGACGTTGGTGAAGGTCAGGATGCCGCCGGTGATCGGTTTCGCCCAGGCGCCGACCGTGCGCTCCTGATCCTTGAGACGCGTGCCGATGACCGCGCCCTTTTCCCCGGCCTTGGCCGCCCACGACAAGTCGCCATAGGCGGGCCCTTGGATCTCGATCCGGTTCACCGGCTCGTCGGGCAAGGTCAGGGTCAGGGCCTTGCCGCCGTCGACATAGACGTTCCAGTCCGGGAGCTGGAAATAGTCGTCACGGCCGGGCAGGCGCGAGCGGTTATAGACGCCGGGCCAGGTGGTCTCGGCGATGCCGTCCACGCCCTTCCACATCCACTCCTTGATGTCCTTGGTGTCCTTGAACTCGACCTTGCGGATCGTGGTCTTCTCGTCGGTCAGGAGCGGCGGCAGGTCCGCGTTCCAGCCATAGCGCTGCTTCCAGGCGGCGTGGATGGCGGGATCGTCCAGCGTGGCCACCGGAGCGGCGGTGGTCGGCGCTTCGTTGCGCGACAAGGCCGCGATGGCGTCGGCGGCCAGCGGGCGATCGTAGACGCGCAGTTCGTCCAGGTCGCCGCCGCGCGTGAAGTTGTAGCGGCTCTGCACCTGGTGCGGCGCGATCACGCGGCCGGCGACGCCGAACTGGTCGAGACCGGCGTCATAGACCGCCTTGGTCTCCTTCTTCGCCGCCAGCTTGCCGTCGACGAACAGCTGCACGCCGGTCGTCTCGTCCCAGGTGAAGGCCAGGTGCGTCCAGGCGTCGGCGGCCGGCCTCTTGTCGACCTTGAACGAGACGCGGGTGCGCGAGAGGCCGTTGTCGGTGACGAAGGCGTCGAAGCCGTGGCCGTTCCAGTCGATGCGCAGGAACGCCATGTCCCAGCTGGAGTGGTCGGCATAGCCGACGCGGAAGATCACGAACGGCGCGACCCCGACCGGATAGCCCGAGCGCCAGAAGAAGGAGAGCGTACCGCGCTGGGCCTGGATGTTGCCGGGCGCGTTCCACGAGACGACGCCGTCGTCCTCGGCATGGAAGCCCTTGCCCGCCCTGCCGTCGGCGATGGGCGTGACCTTGTCGGCGAAGTTGGGGATCGGGTCGCCGGCGGCGACATCGGCGACCAGGCCCTTGTCGCCGGAGACCTTGAACAGCAACGCGGGCTCATTGGTTTGCGCCGCGACGGCCGCGTTGGCGAGGATCAGCGCGCAGGCCGAGCCCAGGAAAATCGCCTTCATCATGTCTCCTCCCGGTGGCGTTCCATCTCAGCTTCCGCACTAATGGAAACCGGTGTCATGCCTGAGCTCCGGTTTAGCGCCCTAAGGGCAAGCTTGCAAACCCGAGCGGGCCTGATAGGCCGTGCTGCAAAGCACAAAATCTTTGGGCGGAAGTTGCGATGTTTTCCAAGATCCTGATCGCCAACCGGGGTGAGATCGCCGTCCGCGTCATCAAGACGTGCCGCCGCCTCGGCATCAAGACCGTGGTCGTCTATTCGGACGCCGACGCCGGTTCGCTGGCCGTCGAGATGGCCGACGAGACGGTGCACATCGGCGCCTCGCCGGCCAATCAGAGCTACCTCGTCGCCGACAAGATCATCGCCGCCTGCAAGCAGACGGGCGCGCAGGCCGTGCACCCCGGCTTTGGCTTCCTGTCCGAGAACGCCGGCTTCGCCCAGCGCTGCGCCGACGAGGGCGTCGTCTTCATCGGTCCCAACCCCGGCGCCATCAGCGCCATGGGCGACAAGATCGAGAGCAAGAAGTTCGCCCAGGCCGCCGGCGTCTCCTGCGTGCCCGGCCATATCGGCGAGATCGACGACACCGCCCATGCGATGACCATCGCCGAGCAGATCGGCTACCCCGTGATGATCAAGGCCAGCGCCGGCGGCGGCGGCAAGGGCATCCGCGTGGCCTGGAACCGCAAGGACGTCGAGGAGGGCTTCCCAGCCGTCCGCGCCGAGGCCAAGGCCAGCTTCGGCGACGACCGGATCTTCATCGAGAAGTTCATCGAGAGCCCGCGCCACATCGAGATCCAGGTGCTGGGCGACAAGCACGGCAACGTCGTCCACCTGTTCGAGCGCGAGTGCTCGATCCAGCGTCGGAACCAGAAGGTCATTGAGGAAGCCCCGTCGCCGCTGCTGGACGAGGCCACCCGCGCCGCCATGGGCGCCCAGGCCGTTGCCCTGGCCAAGGCGGTGAACTACGACAGCGCCGGCACGGTCGAGTTCGTCGCCGGCCAGGACAAGAGCTTCTTCTTCCTGGAGATGAACACCCGTCTGCAGGTCGAGCACCCGGTCACCGAACTGATCACGGGCCTCGATCTGGTCGAGCAGATGATCCTCAGCGCGGCCGGCGAGAAGATGGCCTTCGAGCAGAAGGATCTCTCGATCAACGGCTGGGCCATCGAGAGCCGCATCTACGCCGAGGATCCCTACCGCAAGTTCCTGCCGTCGATCGGCCGCCTGGTCCGCTACGATCCTCCGGCCGAGGGCGAGAAGGGCGCGTACAAGGTCCGTAACGACGCCGGCGTCCGCGAGGGCGACGAGATCTCGATGTACTATGACCCGATGATCTCCAAGCTGTGCACCTGGGCCCCGACCCGCCTTGCGGCGATCGACGGCATGGGCCGGGCGCTGGAGGACTTCCACATCGAGGGCCTGGGCCAGAACATCCCGTTCCTGGCTGCGGTGATGGACCAGGAGCGCTTCCGGTCCGGCAAGATCTCGACCAACTACATCAAGGACGAGTTCGCCGACGGCTTCCACGGGACCGAACCGAACCCCGAGCAGATCGACATCCTGACCGCCGTCGGCGCGGCCATGCAGCGGGTCTACGCCGCCCGCGCCCGCTCCTACGCCTCGGGCCTGGCCGGTCCGCCGCGCGCCGACTGGATCGTGGCCGTCGGCCACGCCAAGCGCCGCGTGAAGGTCAGCGGGGATGGCGACGTCTGCGTCGAACTGCTCGACGAGGGCCGCACCCTGACCCTGACCGACATCGATTGGCGTCCCGGCAAGCCGGTATTCAAGGCCGCCCTGGACGGCAAGGTCTTCACGGTGCAGGTCGCGGCCGCCGCCGAGGGTTTCAACATCCGCCACCGCGCCGCCAAGGCCCGGGTGCTGGTGCTGACCCCGCGCAACGCCGAACTGCACGACAAGCTGCCCGAGAAGCAGGCCGCCGACACCTCCAAGCTGGTGCTCTCGCCGATGCCGGGCCTCGTGGTCTCGATGGACGTCATCACCGGCCAGCAGGTCCGCGAGGGCGAGGTGGTCTGCGTGCTCGAGGCGATGAAGATGCAGAACATCATCCGCGCCGAGCGGGATGGGGTGGTCAAGGCCGTCAACGCCAAGGGCGGCGATCCGGTCGCGGCGGACGAGGTGCTGGTGGAGTTCGCTTAAGGCGACTTGCGACCTCAGGTGGAGTTGATAGCTTCGTCTTATGGCGAAGAAGAATCAGTTCCTCATTGACGGCTTGTTCGGGTTCGACGGGCGCTTTCGGCGCTCGGAGTACTGGATCGCCAGCATTGGCCTGACGATCGTACGAATGGTGGTCCTGCTCGTGATCTGCGGCGTGCTGGGCAAGGGGCTGGTCGAGGCGTCGCGGATGCCGTTGGTGCGGCATGGCCTGGACCTGCTTTTCCTTTGGCCCGCCGCGGCGATCACGATCAAGCGCGGGCACGACCGCAACCGGTCGACCCTCTTCACCAGCGTCATGCTCGCCGTACTGTACGGTGCTGGTGGGGTGATCACGTTCCTGGGCCTGAGCGGAAATCAGCTGGCGGTTGGCGCGTTCAGCCTCCTTATGCTCCCGTTCATGCTCTACATGTTCATCGACTACGGGCTGATCGACGGGACCAACGGCGACAACCGCTATGGCCGCTCGCCCAAGGCGACCAGCACGAATACGACCCTGACCCTCGACTAGGGGCTCTTTCTCCCTCGCGACCTAGGCTCTAGATTGCCCTCGTCGGCGAGCGGCCGACTCGAAGAGAGTGGGCATGAGCGATCGTAGCGAATGGGCGGAGCTGTTCCTGTCGTCGAACGGCAGGCTGTCGCGGACGCCGTTCCTGATCGCGGCCGGCGTGCTGATCGGCGTGGCGGTGCTGTATGAGGCCATCGCCGGCTACACCCTGCACTGGCTGACTGGCTGGCTGGTCTATCCGGCCCTGCTGTTCTCGGGCGCCTGCGTGCTGTCCAAGCGCCTGCACGACCGCGGCCGTTCGGGCTGGTGGTCGCTGCTGGTGCTGGTGGCGGTGATCGCCGTCTGGCCGCAGCCCGAGCACTTCCTGGACTTCATGTTCTGCCTGGTGATCGTCTGGGCGATCGTCGAGCTGGGCGTCATGGGCGGCGAGCAGGGCTCCAACCGCTATGGGGCGAACCCGCTGAGGACGATTTCGATCTAGGGTCCTCTCGCCCGGGATCGCGCACCGGAAACTCTCTCTCAAAGAGAGAGGGTTTCAAAATGCGCCCTCGCGGGGATTGGGCGGCCTCTATCCTCGGAATTGGCGACATCGAATCCAGCGAAATCAACCGCTTCTCACTTTTTCGCGCCCCTGGATCATCGGCGTTCAACACCGCCGCATACTCAGAGCTGTCCCCGTCGCGGGGGAGGGCGTTTGGATCCGGCCCAAGACGGCGGCGGGGGTAGGTTGAGCGGGGCCGCTGGCGGTTCCCGGAGGTTCGAAAGTCGCCCCGTCTGTACTCTTTAGGCAGATCGGTTGGCGAACGGGCAGTCTTCGGGGTTCAAGCCATCAGCGGAGCGACAGGGCGGTGATCGTACAAGCCGCCTATCGTGGATCGTCGGGGTCGAGACGGATGTAGCCGATCGACTTGGTCCGCGCCCGTCCGGGGGCAAATGGGGTCCCGAGCTGAAATACGCTCACGCCCCCCATCCTCACGGGCAAGAACAGCCTGGCGGAGCGGTCTGCGAGCCGAAACACAAACAAACCCTACGGTCCCCGGGTTCGCCCGGCCGCTCCGTCGCCTCCCCAACACCTTCAGCGGCTTCGCCGCGTGAGGCTGAGAACATATGACTCTAGACCGGCGCGTTCGCCGCCTCGACCGGGCCGAACACCGTCTCGAAGCTGGCCTTCAGGGCCGCGTCGGCCTCGTCCAGGGTTACCGGCAGGCCCAGGTCCACCAGGCTGGTCACCCCGTGCTCGGTCTGGCCGCAGGGGATGATGCCGGAGAAATGGCCAAGGTCCGGCTCCACGTTCAGGCTGATGCCGTGGAAGCTGACCCACTTGCGCAGCTTGACGCCGATGGCGGCGATCTTGTCCTCGCGGCTCCAGCCCACGCCCTTGCGCTCGACCCAGACGCCGACGCGGCCGTCGCGCAGCTCGCCGGTGACGTTGAAGGCGGCCAGGGCGTCGATGATCCACGCCTCCAGCGCCGCGACGAAGGCGCGCACGTCGCGGCCGCGCCTGGTCAGGTCCAGCATGACATAGGCCACCCGCTGGCCGGGCCCATGATAGGTGAACTGGCCGCCGCGGCCGCTCTCGAACACCGGGAAGCGATCGGGCTGGATCAGGTCGCCCGGCTTGGCCGAAATTCCGGCCGTATAGAGCGGCGGATGCTCCAGCAGCCAGATCAGTTCGCCCGCCGTGCCGTCGGCGATCGCGGCGGCGCGGGCCTCCATGGCGGCAACGGCTGCCGGGTAGGGCACGTAGTCGGTCGAAACCGCCCACCCAACGCTTGCCGCGTCATCGCGTCCCATGGTCGGAAGCCCAGTATTTTCAGCGCTTAACGGGAGAGCAAGCATACGGCCCTAATCTTGCAATCGAGACGGTTGCGACCCGGTCGGTCGCGTGTGTCAGTTCAAGGGTCTTACTTCGTGAGCCAGGTCAACGCCGTCAATGTCGAGATCTCCGTTCTGCTGGGGCGCTCGATCCTGCCTATGCAGCAATTGCTGCGCATGGGTCGCGGCGCGGTTATCCCGCTGGACGCCAAGACCAATGACGAGGTCTGGATCCTGGCCAACAATCACCCGATCGCCCGGGGCGAAATCCAGATCAGCGACGACCGCATCGCCATCCAGGTGACCCGCGCGGCCGACGTCTACGACTACATGGCCGGCGGCGCTTAACGCGTCACAGGGGGTAAGTTCGCCAGACGCGAACTTCCGACTTCCCAAACCCGATTCAGTTTGCTACCTGCCGCCCCTCACCACGATGCGGTCGTGGCGGAATTGGTAGACGCGCAGCGTTGAGGTCGCTGTATCGCAAGATGTGGAAGTTCGAGTCTTCTCGACCGCACCAGTGTTGAACACAGACTAGAGCGCTCCCGGCGAAATCGGTTTCCGACTCGCTAGGGGCGCTCTAATCGTTTCTGGCCTTGGTTTCGCCCCAAGCGCGCTTCATCGGACCCAACCGCGACGAAACCAGCAGCTCTTGAGCTCAGGAGGCCCCCATGACCCGGGAAACCGCCGAACTGACTGACGAAATGCTGGGCGACATCCCGCTGGCCAAGTCCGAGACCCCCGAGGAGCTGGAAGATCTCGCCCTAGGCGACGACTACGCCCTCAATCCCGACTATGTCGAGATGGTGATCGACGCCGCCGACAGCGGCGACACCAAGCGCCTGCGGGAGCTGGTGGGCGCCCTGGACCCGGCCGACGTCGCCGACCTGATGGGCTTCCTGACGGCCGACTATCGCGAGCAGGTGATTCCGCTGCTCGATCCCGAAGCGCTGGGCGAGATCATCTCGGAGCTGGAAGACAATATCCGCGAGGAGGTCCTGGAGGCCACCCCGTCGGTGACCCTGGCCCGGGCGCTGGAGGAGCTGGACACCGACGACGCCGCCGACGTCATCGACGACCTGGACGACACCAAACGCTTCCAGGTGCTGGCCGCCATGGGCGAGACCGATCGCGCCGCCATCGAGACGACCCTGTCCTACGAGGACGAGACCGCTGGCCGCCTGATGCAGCGGGAGTTCCTGGCCGCGCCGGAGTTCTGGACCGTCGGCCAGACCATCGACCACGTCCGCGACTCGGGCGATCAGCTGCCTGAGCTGTTCTTCGACGTCTATGTGGTCGACCCGACCTACAAGCCCGTCGGCGCCATCCCGATCAGCATCCTGCTGCGCAGCCGCCGCGAGACGCCGCTGGCCGAGCTGATGGAGGCGGCGACCGAAATCGATGTCGGCATGGACCAGGAAGAGGTCGCCTACATCTTCGACAAGTACCACCTGATCAGCGCCCCGGTCATTGATCAGGGCGGGCGCCTGGTGGGCCAGATCACCGTCGACGACATCGTCGAGGTCATCCGCGACGAGGCCCAGGAGGACATCCTGGCCCTGGCCGGCGTGTCCGACGCCGGCCGTGACGCGACCGTGGTCGACATCGTCAGGTCGCGCCTGCCCTGGCTGCTGCTGAACTTGGTCACCGAGACCATCGCCGTCTCGGCGATCGCGATCTTCCAGGACCAGATCGCCAAGCTGGTGGCCCTGGCGGTGCTGATGCCGATCGTTTCGTCGCTGGGCGGCAACGCCGGCACCCAGACCCTGGCCGTGGCCGTGCGCGCCCTGGCCAGCAAGGAACTGACCGCCGCCAACGCCCGCCGCATCATCACGCGGGAGGTCCTGGTCGGCCTGATGAACGGGCTGAGCCTGGCCCTGGTCATGGGGCTGGCGACGTTCCTGTTCTACCACAACGCCCGCCTGGCCTTCACGGTCGGTGCGGCCCTGATCATCAACATCTTCACCGCCGCGTTGGGCGGCATCCTGGCGCCGTTGGCGCTGGAGAAGATGGGCCGGGATCCGGCGGTCTCGTCGTCGGTCTTCGTGACCTTCCTGACCGACTTCATGGGTTTCTTCGCCGTGCTGCTGATCGCGGCCCTGTTGCTGCCCTGAGGTAATGTTCGCTTAAGCCGGGAAACTGGCGCCGACCTTGCGCCGAGACAGGCGAACGCATCCGCGTCTGTCTCAAACTGGGTCAAACTCCGCGATGAAACCGCGCCATCAGGTCACCCGGACGGCCGTCGATCTCATCAAGAGATTCGAAGGCTATCGTCAGAAGGCCGCACAGCTCCCCGATGGGCGCTGGACGGTCGGCTATGGCCACACCCTGACCGCTCGCGAGGGCGCCTCCGTCTCCGAAAAGGACGCCGAGGCCCTGCTCATGTACGACCTGATCTCGGTCGCCCATTCGGTCAACGAACACACCTACGCGCCGCTGAACCAGAACCAGTTCGATGCGCTGGCCTGCTTCGCCTTCAATATCGGTCTCGACAACTTCCTCCGCTCGGGCGTGCTACGCCGGATCAACGAGGGCTCGTTGTTGCAAGCCGCGTGCGCCATGGAGATGTGGCGCAAGGCCGATTTCGAGGGCGAGCGGATCGTCATCGACGCCCTGGTCCGCCGCCGTTCGGCCGAAAAGACCCTGTTCCTGACGCCCGCCAACGGCGAATGGGTGCCCGCGCCCAGCCCCGTGCTGCGCCCGAAGGTCGACTACGACGCCAGCTGCGCCGTGCCGAAACAGACTCCCGTCGCCGTCAATGCCCGTACCGAGGGTGACCGCGTCGTCGCTCAGCGCGAGGAAGGCCTGCCGCTGACCGTGGTCGTCCCGGAAGAGGACGGTCCGACGGCCACCGAACAGTCGGCCGCCGCGGTCGCCGCGCGCCTGGAGGCCATTCTCCCGGATGCGCCGCGGGCCGCCATGACGACGACCACGACCGCGCCCCAGCCGGTGCGCCAGGACGATCTGGGCCTGCCGGAACCCCCGGCGCCGGCCCAGCCAGCGGTCACCGAGCCCGCCCCGGTCCTGTTCCAGGACGAAACGACCACGACGTCGGTCGAGCCGGCGACGGCGCCCGTCGAGTTCACGCCGTTCCGCCTGACGCCGCAGCCGGTCGAGGAGGTCGAAAGGCCGACGCCGGTCGAAAGCTTCGCGCCGGCCTCGCAGCCGGTGCAGAGCGAGCCGACCCTGTTTGGCGGTCCGGCCGCCAATTCGTCGGTGTTCAACCTCGGCGGCTTCTCGACCAGCGAAGAGGTCGACCTGCGCCCGATGGACGTCTCGATGGTTCCGGCCGAGGCTCCGCGCTTCGGCAACACCAGCCTTCTGGTCAGCCTGGGCATCCTGGGCCTGGCCCTGTTCGGCGGCGGCGTCCTGTGGATCCTGACCGTGGCCGCCGGCTCGGACACCGGCGTCAAGATGTTCGGCTACGGCGCCAGCATGATCGGCGCGATCTGTTTCGTGGTTTCGGCCTATCTTCTGCTCCGCCGCCTTGCCGGTCCCGATGCGAGCGACGAAGAATAGTTTTCTTTGCTTCCCTCGGGGAAACTGAGCAAGAACGCCCGCAGGTCGTAAAGACCGGCGGGCGTTTATGCTGTGGGAGGAGCTAACATGACCAATTTCGCACCCTCGATGGATTTCGCGCTGGGCGAGACGGCCGACGCGATCCGTGAGACCACCGCCCGCTTCGCTGCTGACAAGATCGCACCGCTGGCGGCCAGCATCGACGAGACCAACGAATTTCCGCGCGGCCTGTGGGTCCCGATGGGCGATCTGGGCTTGCACGGCATCACGGTCGAGGAGGAGTTCGGCGGCCTGGGTCTCGGCTATCTCGAGCACGTGATCGCCATGGAGGAGATCTCTCGCGCCTCGGCCTCGGTGGGCCTGTCGTATGGCGCCCACTCCAACCTCTGCGTCAACCAGATCCGCCGCTGGGCCACGCCCGACCAGAAGCAGCGCTACCTGCCCAAGCTGATCAGCGGCGAGCATGTCGGCTCGCTGGCCATGAGCGAGGCCGGTTCGGGCTCTGACGTCGTGTCGATGAAGCTGCGCGCCGAACAGCGCGGCGACCGCTACGTCCTGAACGGCACGAAGTTCTGGATCACCAACGCCCCGCACGCTGACACCCTGGTGGTCTACGCCAAGACGGGGGAGGGCAGCCGTGGCATCACGGCCTTCATCGTCGAAAAGGGCATGAAGGGCTTTAGCGTCTCCAAGAAGCTGGACAAGATGGGCATGCGCGGCAGCGACACCGCCGAGCTGGTGTTCGAGGATTGCGAGATCCCGGAAGAGAACATCATGGGCCCGGTCGGCGGTGGGGTCGGCGTGCTGATGAGCGGCCTGGACTACGAACGCGCCGTGCTCTCCGCCGGCCCGCTGGGCATCATGCAGGCCTGCCTCGACGTCGTCGTGCCCTATGTCCGCGACCGCAAGCAGTTCGGCCAGGCGATCGGTTCGTTCCAGCTGATGCAGGGCAAGATCGCCGACATGTATGTGGCCCTCAACTCGGCCCGGGCCTATGTCTACGCCGTGGCTCGCGCCTGCGACGCCGGCAAGACCACGCGCTTCGACGCCGCCGGCGCGATCCTGATGGCGTCCG contains the following coding sequences:
- the spmX gene encoding lysozyme-family localization factor SpmX, with protein sequence MKPRHQVTRTAVDLIKRFEGYRQKAAQLPDGRWTVGYGHTLTAREGASVSEKDAEALLMYDLISVAHSVNEHTYAPLNQNQFDALACFAFNIGLDNFLRSGVLRRINEGSLLQAACAMEMWRKADFEGERIVIDALVRRRSAEKTLFLTPANGEWVPAPSPVLRPKVDYDASCAVPKQTPVAVNARTEGDRVVAQREEGLPLTVVVPEEDGPTATEQSAAAVAARLEAILPDAPRAAMTTTTTAPQPVRQDDLGLPEPPAPAQPAVTEPAPVLFQDETTTTSVEPATAPVEFTPFRLTPQPVEEVERPTPVESFAPASQPVQSEPTLFGGPAANSSVFNLGGFSTSEEVDLRPMDVSMVPAEAPRFGNTSLLVSLGILGLALFGGGVLWILTVAAGSDTGVKMFGYGASMIGAICFVVSAYLLLRRLAGPDASDEE
- a CDS encoding DUF805 domain-containing protein; this encodes MSDRSEWAELFLSSNGRLSRTPFLIAAGVLIGVAVLYEAIAGYTLHWLTGWLVYPALLFSGACVLSKRLHDRGRSGWWSLLVLVAVIAVWPQPEHFLDFMFCLVIVWAIVELGVMGGEQGSNRYGANPLRTISI
- a CDS encoding acetyl/propionyl/methylcrotonyl-CoA carboxylase subunit alpha; this translates as MFSKILIANRGEIAVRVIKTCRRLGIKTVVVYSDADAGSLAVEMADETVHIGASPANQSYLVADKIIAACKQTGAQAVHPGFGFLSENAGFAQRCADEGVVFIGPNPGAISAMGDKIESKKFAQAAGVSCVPGHIGEIDDTAHAMTIAEQIGYPVMIKASAGGGGKGIRVAWNRKDVEEGFPAVRAEAKASFGDDRIFIEKFIESPRHIEIQVLGDKHGNVVHLFERECSIQRRNQKVIEEAPSPLLDEATRAAMGAQAVALAKAVNYDSAGTVEFVAGQDKSFFFLEMNTRLQVEHPVTELITGLDLVEQMILSAAGEKMAFEQKDLSINGWAIESRIYAEDPYRKFLPSIGRLVRYDPPAEGEKGAYKVRNDAGVREGDEISMYYDPMISKLCTWAPTRLAAIDGMGRALEDFHIEGLGQNIPFLAAVMDQERFRSGKISTNYIKDEFADGFHGTEPNPEQIDILTAVGAAMQRVYAARARSYASGLAGPPRADWIVAVGHAKRRVKVSGDGDVCVELLDEGRTLTLTDIDWRPGKPVFKAALDGKVFTVQVAAAAEGFNIRHRAAKARVLVLTPRNAELHDKLPEKQAADTSKLVLSPMPGLVVSMDVITGQQVREGEVVCVLEAMKMQNIIRAERDGVVKAVNAKGGDPVAADEVLVEFA
- a CDS encoding isovaleryl-CoA dehydrogenase encodes the protein MTNFAPSMDFALGETADAIRETTARFAADKIAPLAASIDETNEFPRGLWVPMGDLGLHGITVEEEFGGLGLGYLEHVIAMEEISRASASVGLSYGAHSNLCVNQIRRWATPDQKQRYLPKLISGEHVGSLAMSEAGSGSDVVSMKLRAEQRGDRYVLNGTKFWITNAPHADTLVVYAKTGEGSRGITAFIVEKGMKGFSVSKKLDKMGMRGSDTAELVFEDCEIPEENIMGPVGGGVGVLMSGLDYERAVLSAGPLGIMQACLDVVVPYVRDRKQFGQAIGSFQLMQGKIADMYVALNSARAYVYAVARACDAGKTTRFDAAGAILMASENAVKVSLEAIQALGGAGYTKEWPVERLLRDAKLYDIGAGTNEIRRFLIGRELIGA
- the lipB gene encoding lipoyl(octanoyl) transferase LipB, coding for MLALPLSAENTGLPTMGRDDAASVGWAVSTDYVPYPAAVAAMEARAAAIADGTAGELIWLLEHPPLYTAGISAKPGDLIQPDRFPVFESGRGGQFTYHGPGQRVAYVMLDLTRRGRDVRAFVAALEAWIIDALAAFNVTGELRDGRVGVWVERKGVGWSREDKIAAIGVKLRKWVSFHGISLNVEPDLGHFSGIIPCGQTEHGVTSLVDLGLPVTLDEADAALKASFETVFGPVEAANAPV
- a CDS encoding FliM/FliN family flagellar motor switch protein, with protein sequence MQSRRLRPGRSRVSVQGSYFVSQVNAVNVEISVLLGRSILPMQQLLRMGRGAVIPLDAKTNDEVWILANNHPIARGEIQISDDRIAIQVTRAADVYDYMAGGA
- the mgtE gene encoding magnesium transporter codes for the protein MTRETAELTDEMLGDIPLAKSETPEELEDLALGDDYALNPDYVEMVIDAADSGDTKRLRELVGALDPADVADLMGFLTADYREQVIPLLDPEALGEIISELEDNIREEVLEATPSVTLARALEELDTDDAADVIDDLDDTKRFQVLAAMGETDRAAIETTLSYEDETAGRLMQREFLAAPEFWTVGQTIDHVRDSGDQLPELFFDVYVVDPTYKPVGAIPISILLRSRRETPLAELMEAATEIDVGMDQEEVAYIFDKYHLISAPVIDQGGRLVGQITVDDIVEVIRDEAQEDILALAGVSDAGRDATVVDIVRSRLPWLLLNLVTETIAVSAIAIFQDQIAKLVALAVLMPIVSSLGGNAGTQTLAVAVRALASKELTAANARRIITREVLVGLMNGLSLALVMGLATFLFYHNARLAFTVGAALIINIFTAALGGILAPLALEKMGRDPAVSSSVFVTFLTDFMGFFAVLLIAALLLP
- a CDS encoding DUF805 domain-containing protein, with product MAKKNQFLIDGLFGFDGRFRRSEYWIASIGLTIVRMVVLLVICGVLGKGLVEASRMPLVRHGLDLLFLWPAAAITIKRGHDRNRSTLFTSVMLAVLYGAGGVITFLGLSGNQLAVGAFSLLMLPFMLYMFIDYGLIDGTNGDNRYGRSPKATSTNTTLTLD